Within Paenibacillus sabinae T27, the genomic segment TGCATCGTAGTGGAGGCTTATCCATCACCCCCCTACTTACAGATTATGCACCGCCTCTTTAAAAATACGCCCGCGCTCCTCATAGGATGTGAACATGTCCCAGCTCGCGCAGGCGGGAGAGAGCAGAACCACATCTCCCTCTTCGGCGAGAGCGGCGGCTTCCCGCACGGCCTGCTTCAGCACCGAGGCGGCACTGTCTCCATTATCGACCGTGACAACCGTCTTTAATCCGGCAAGCTTCGCGACATGCGCAAGCTTGTCCTTCGTCTGTCCAAGCGCCACCAGCGCTTTGACGCGTCCCTCAAGGACCGGGACCAGCTCCAGATAGTCGGAGCCGCGGTCAAGCCCTCCGGCGATCAGCACGATCGGCTGGCGGAACGAAGCCAGCGCCATGGATGTCGCCTTGGCGTTGGTCGCCTTGGAGTTGTTGTAATACGCCGCGCCGCCCTTGGCCTCGACATACTCCAGCCGGTGCTCCACGCCCCGGAACGAAGCGATCGTTCCGGCGAGGCCCGCAGGGTCCGCTCCGGCAGCAATGGAGATGGCGCAGGCGGCCAGCGCATTTTCCACGTTAAAGCGGCCCGGGAGTCCGATAGAGTCCACCTCGGCGATTACAATCTCGCTCTCCGAATAGTCTCGGTAGACAATAACTCGTTTCAGATCGTCCTCGGTGCCCGTTACGTAGGAGGGACGTACAAACACGCCCTGCACCAGTTCCTCCGTCATCGAAAAGGGCAAAATCATGCCCTTCATATAAGGCACAAGCTCTCTGCAGTATGAATCGTCCCAGTTCAGCACGGCCGTGTCGCTCACACCCTGATTCGCAAACAGCTTGGCTTTGGAAGATACGTAATCGCTCAAATCGCCGTGATAGTCAAGGTGAGTTTCGGCCACATTCAACAGGCAGCCTACTTTTGGCCGGAAATCTTCCGTACCTTTAAGCTGAAAGCTGCTCAGCTCCACCACCATCCAGTTATCCGCCGTTGCTTCCTGCGCCGCTTGTGTCAGAGGAGTGCCGATATTTCCGGCCACAATCGGGTTCATACCGGCGGCTTCCAGCATTTTCCCAACCCAGGTGGTTGTGGTTGTCTTGCCGTTGGACCCGGTTATGCCGATGATCGGCGCCGCGCACAGATGATAGGCGACCTCCACCTCCGTCACCACTTCGATACCCAGTTCAAGCGCTCGCTTTACAGGCGGAACGCTGTAGGGAATTCCGGGATTTTTAACAACGAGCTTGATACCTTCGTGGATGAGTCCTTCCGGGTGCCCTCCGCATATAACAGAAATTCCCAAAGACTCCAGTTCGGAAGCTTCGGGACATTGTTCTCTTTCTTTTTTGTCGTTCACCGTGACAACGGCGCCATGCTCATGCAGCACCTTGGCCACCTGAACGCCGCTCTTGGCAAGCCCAAGAACGACGATTTGTTCACCGCGGTACATATCCGGATGTTTCATTATCTACAACCCCTTGCTGATATAAAGTCCCAGACCGGCCAGCACGATGCCTACCGCCCAGAAGGTAATGACTACACGCCATTCCGACCATCCGCCAAGCTCGAAGTGATGATGGATCGGGCTCATGCGGAAAATGCGTTTGCCGCGCGTCTTGAAGGACGCAACCTGCAGGATAACCGACAGCATTTCGATGACAAACACGCCGCCGATCACAACAAACAGCAGCTCTGTTTTGGTAACAATCGCAATGGCACCGATCGCGCCGCCAATGCCAAAGGAACCGAAATCGCCCATAAATACCTTGGCCGGATGAGCATTGAATACCAGAAAGCCAAGCACCGCACCAATCATCGCCGCGGCACATACTCCGGCCGCAATAGAAGTAGCCTGCATGGCCACTACTGCAAAGGCAGCAAGCGCAATGGCGCTGACGCCCGATAACAATCCGTCTACTCCATCGGTGAAATTGACCGCGTTGGTTACAGCCATCATCATGAGGATGATAAACGGATAATAGAACCAGCCGCCCCAGTCAAAGCTGATGGCTGTGCCCGGGATGCTGATGCTTGTATTGTGTCCGGCGGAAATCAGCAGGCCGCATATGACGGCACCCACCAATAGCTGTCCGAACAGCTTTTGCCGCGGAGTCAGTCCAAGTGAACGTTTAAAGACGATTTTGATATAATCATCCAGAAAGCCGACCATGCCATAACCAAGCATAGCTACCAAAAGGACATAAAAGTCCGTATTAATGACAGAAAACTTTAGAAATGACAAGGTGGACGCCAGCATGATGATAATTCCGCCCATCGTGGGCGTCCCCGCTTTTTTCAAATGAGTCTGAGGCCCGTCGTCGCGAACCTGCTGTCCGAATTTCAAGCGGCGCAGCAGCGGAATGATGAGCGGAGCGGCAATGACCGCAAGGATAAAGGATACGGCGATAGTTAGAAGCAAAAGTTGATAATCCACGGGTTCATCCTCTCCAAATCTTTAACTTTGATCAAAATGGGCGTGCAGCCGCTGAAGCGATTCTTCCAGCCGCATGCCTCGGGACGCCTTAAACAGCACGATATCCTTCGGATCTGTCTTCGATAGAAGCAGATCGGTCATTGCGGACTTATCGGTAAAAGCATACACCCGGTCCGGACCGAACCTCTTCGCGGCAGCCTCGGCAAGATGAGCGGAAAGCGGACCGTATGCAAAGACGAGATCGACCTTCTCCGGGTCCAGATAAGCCCCGACTTCCGCATGAAAGGCGGCTTCGTCCGGCCCAAGCTCAAGCATGTCCCCCAGCACCGCAATTTTGGAGCCAGCGCCCTTCATGGACTGAAGCACATCGATCGCGGCCTTCATCGACGTCGGACTGGCATTGTACGCATCGTTCAGCAGCGTAAGGCCGGAGGACGCCCGGATCAGCTCGATCCGCATTCCGGTCAGCTTGAGTCTGCCGAGACCGGCGGCCATCTCCTCTTCGCTTACTCCGTAATGGCTCGCCACTGCCAGCGCGGCCAGACTGTTCACGACATTGTGTCTGCCGGGCAGCGGGAGCGTGAAGACCTGCTCGCCGTGGAGGCTGCTCGTGAATGTCGTTCCGCCTTCATGCGCCATGATTCCCGTCGGATAATCGTCATTTCCGGTATCAAGGCCGAAACGGAACGTCTTCAGGTCCTCCGGCGCCGCAAATCCCGGCTCGCCCATAACCTCGGCAAGCAGCGGTTCATCCCCGTTATAAATGAGCAGGCCCCCGGGTTTTAGCCCTTCGGCGATTTCCAGCTTCGCCCGGGCGATTTCCTTCCGCGAGCCAAGCTGCAGAAGATGCGATTCGCCGATATTGGTAATAACGGCCGTATCGGGCTCGGCGATGGATGAGAGAAGGGATATCTCTCCCCTTGAGCTCATGCCCATTTCCAGCACGGCGATTTCCGTATCCGCCGCCATGGACAGCACGGTGAGCGGCAGGCCGATATGGTTATTGAAGTTCCCCTGCGTCTTGTGTACCTTGAACCGCGTCTCTAACAGAGCAGTAATGATATCCTTGGTCGTCGTCTTCCCGTTGCTGCCGGTGACGGCAACCACGCGCGGAGCGACTTCCTTCAGATAGGCGGATGCCAGGCGTTGGAGCGCCTCCAGCGTATCGTCCACCAGGACGGCATTTCCCTGCGGAACGGCGCCTTTATTTCGTGTCCACAGCGTCGCGGCCGCTCCCGCCTTCAGAGCGGACTCGCTGTAATCATGTCCGTCAAAGCTGTCGCCGACCAGCGGGACGAACAGGCAGCCGGGCGTAATTTTACGGGAGTCGGTAACCACTCCCGTTATTAAAGCCTCGGCTGTGCTGCCCGGAGACAGCTCGCCCCCGCACATGGCGGCTATGCTTTGCAGTGTTCTTGTAATCAATGGCTTCTACCCCTTATAGCTTCTTTGGCGACAATTCGGTCATCGAAGTCGAGAACGGCGCCGCCAATCAGTTGGTAGGTCTCATGACCTTTCCCCGCAATCAATACTACATCGCCGGGGCTTGCCACATCAATAGCTTTCCCGATCGCTTCGCGCCGGTCAACAATCAGCTCATACCGGCTGGTGTCCACACCGTCTTCAACCAGTCCCGCCTCAATGTCCTTCAAAATGGCTTCCGGATCTTCGGTCCGCGGGTTATCGGAAGTGACAAGGATGTGATCGCTGTACTTGGCTGCGATTTTGCCCATCAGCGGCCGTTTTGTCCGGTCGCGGTCGCCGCCGCAGCCGAAGACGGTCAGCACTTTTCCTTCGGCAAATTCGCGGACCGTGCGAAGCACATTTTCCAATCCATCCGGAGTATGTGCGTAATCCACAACAACCGCGTACGGTTGACCTTCGTCCACCGATTCCACCCGGCCGCTCACGCCCGGCACCGCTTCGAGGCTCGCTTTGATGTCCGCAAGCGGAATATCCTCCAGCAGAGCGGCGGTTATGGCGGCAAGCGCGTTGTAGACATTGAATTTACCCACCATTTTCAGCGAAATATCGGCATTTCCCTTAAAGGTCGTCACATGAAACGAGGTGCCTTTGGCCGTAATGGAAATCTGCGAGGCGCGGACGCCAGCTTCGTTGTCGATCCCGTATGTAATGGTCTCCGCCGCGGTCTGGGCCGCAAAGTAAGTGCTTGCCTCATCGTCAGCATTCAGTACGGCGTATTTACGTTCTTCCTTTAAGGGCGAGATAGCATTTCCAAGTCTTGCGAAAAACAGTCCCTTCGCCGCGCGATACTCTTCCATCGTATGATGATAATCCAAATGGTCCTGTGTCAAATTCGTGAATATAGCGGTGCGGAAATCCGTTCCTTTTACCCGCCCCTGCTCAAGCGCATGCGAGGAAACCTCCATCACGCAGCTTTGCACGCCTTGAGAGACCATATCACTAAGCGCGCGTTGAAGCTCCAGCGATTCCGGCGTCGTCCGGGGCATCGGATAGCTGACTCCGCCGTAGCGCATTTGGATCGTCCCGATGAGCCCTGTCTTCACGCCATGATCTTCCAAAATGCGCTCGATCAAATAGGTCGTCGTCGTCTTTCCGTTCGTTCCAGTAACGCCGATCATCTTCATCCGGCTGCTAGGCGACCCGAAGAACGTATTCGCCAGGACGGCCATCGCAAACCGGCTGTCACCCACAATAATCTGCGGCAGATCGATATCGAGCTGGCGTTCCACAACTAGCGCCGCCGCGCCGCTTGCTGCCGCCTGCGGCGCAAAGTCATGTCCATCGACGGTAAAGCCGGGGAGGCAAATGAACAAATCTCCGGGCTTTACCTTCCGGGAATCGGCCTGCAAATCGGTAATTTCGGTTTCGCCGCTGCCGATCAAACGCGAAACCGCCAGACAGGAAGACAGTTCTTCAAGTTTCATCTTAATCCCTCGCTCCATCGTATCGAATCTCTTTATCATTATGGACTGGAAGAGCCCATATAAATCCGGATCGTCGATCCCCGTTCCACTCTTGTTCCCGGTTTCGGCGCCTGATTGATAACCGTGTCTCCGGTGCCGGAGCGGACAAGATTGAAGTTCATGTTCATATCCTCGTAAATATCCTGTACCGTAGCGCCGACGAGGTCCGGCACAACGTCAATCGGCGTCTCTCCCAGCTTGTAAGCTTTGGGAAGCTGATCCGCGCGCTTGGGCACCTTCATATAGTTCAGGGAATCCTCCAGAATATTCTGCACAATCGGCGCGGCCACGACGCCGCCAAACTGAATGCCTTTCGGATTATCCACCGCGGTGTAGACTACAATTTGTGGATCGTCCGCAGGCGCGAAGCCGATGAACGAAACGATATGCTCCGTCGTGGAGTACCGTCCGTTAATGACTTTTTGCGCGGTCCCTGTCTTGCCGCCAACGCGGTAGCCGTCAATGAACGCCGGGCGGCCCGTTCCTTTGGCGACGACGCTCTCCAGCGCCTCACGCACCTTCCTGGACGTTTCTTCCGTGATGACCTGACGCTCCATCTCGGGTTTGATCTCGGATACGGTTTGACCGGTATCCGGGTTAATCCACGCTTTGGCGATATGCGGCTTAAACAGCTTCCCGCCGTTGATGGCCGCTGAAACCGCCGCGATCTGCTGGATCGGCGTCACGGATACGCCCTGCCCGAAGGCCGTTGTCGCCAGTTCGACCGGACCGACCCGCGCCGGCTTGAACAGGATGCCGTTCTCCTCGCCGTTCAGGTCGATTCCCGTTTTGCTGCCGAAGCCGAAATTGCGGATATACTGGAACAGCGCATCCTTTCCAAGTCTTTGCCCAAGAGCGACAAAACCCGGGTTGCAGGAATTCTCGACCACCTGCAGGAAGGTCTCGCTGCCGTGGCCGCCTTTTTTCCAGCAGCGCAGCTTAGCTCCCGCCACCTCGATAAAGCCGGGGTCATAGAAGCGTTCATTCTTCAAATCGACTTTATTCTCGTTTAGCGCCGCCGCGAGCGTAATGATCTTGAACGTTGAACCGGGCTCATATGTCATCCAGATCGGCAGGTTCCGGTTGTAAACGGCGGGATCATACTCTTTGTACTGCCCCGGCTCATATCCCGGCCGGCTTGCCATCGCGAGAATCTCCCCGTTCTTCGGATTCATGGCGATCGCCCAGCTCGCGTTGGCCTGATATTTGACCATGGCCTGGTCCAGTTCCCTCTCCATGATCGACTGAATTTGCTTGTCGATGGTCAGTTCCAGATTCAGGCCATCCTGGGGCTTCGAATATGTCTCGGAGGAGTTCGGCATAAGCCGCCCGCCCGCGTCGGACAAATAAGAGATATTCCCGCCGATTCCCTTAAGCAGCTTGTCATAGACATTTTCAATTCCTGTTATTCCCTGATTGTCAATGCCAGTAAATCCGAGGATATGCGCCGCCAGATCTCCATACGGGTAAAACCGCTTGCTGTCCTCAGCCACAACGATGCCCGGCAGCTGCAAATCACGAATGTCCCCGGCTAGCTCCATCGTAATTTTGCGTCCGCCGGGCTGCAGTCTCACCGTGGATTCACGTTTTGATAACAAGGTCACCAGCTTCTCCTGCGTCATACCCAGAAGGGGGGCCAGCTTCATCGCCGTTCCTTCCTTGTCCTTGACCTGTACCGGAATGGCGTACACGGTCGGCGAGCTGATGTTGTAGGCCAGCGGAATCCCTTCACGGTCCATAATTTCCCCGCGTTTGGCCGTAAAGGGAATATTCCGGCGCCACGAATTTTCCGCCTTGGCCGACAGTTCTTCGCCCTTGGACAGCTGCACATAGGCGAGACGCAGGGCCAGAGCCATAAATAACACGGCCAGCCCCAGCAAAGTCCACAGCATCCGCCGCCGCGACACGACTCTCGAAACCTTCATCTCTGTCATCCCCGCTTTCCCTTCAATAGACATGTACTCTTTCCTTCATGACTATTCAGGACAAACCGGGCTTAGAACAAGCCTAATTCGAGGAAGGGGCTTTCTCTCCGGCATTCGGATCCGCAGCTGAATCGGAAGCTGTCTCAGTACCCGAGTCGCTGGATTTCGAGTCCGCCGTGTCACTTCCTTGCACAACCGGCTCATCCGGCTTCAGGGTCACCGTGACTTTCGTTTTGCCGTTATTTACTGATTCCTTCTGCTGCGTGACGTACCCTTCACCCTCAACCTGTATGCCCACCTTCAGCAAGGTCAGCACTTCAAGCGCATCCCGGAGCGATTCGCCGCGCAGATCGGGGATCTTCGGTTTGTCTCCCTGCTCGCTGAGCAGATAGACCTTCTGCCCGGGGGTCAGCGCTGTTCCCGCTGCAGGGTACTGGCTGACCACGGACGGACCGCTTCCGACGGTTTCGAAGTCATAGCCCTGGTTAATAAGCAGTTCTTTGGCCGACTTCATCGTCTGGCCGACCATGTTTGGAGCAGTTCGCGCTGACTCCGCATTATCTCCGGACTTCTTCCCTTTCTTGTCCGCTTCCGCGTACACCTTGGGGACACCCATATATTCCAAAGACTGGGAGACAATCTTCTTGAATATCGGAGCCGCAACTCCGCCGCCTCCAAGCTCCGTCTTGGGTTCGTCCACGATGACAATTACGGCAATCTTCGGATCGTTAACCGGAGCGTAACCGATGAAGGAGACCAAATTCTTGGTGTGATCATACTCTCCATTGGCACCCACTTTAATCGCCGTACCGGTCTTGCCGGCCACCCTGTAGCCTTCAATATAAGCGTGTCGGCCGGTTCCGATTTTCTGGTCGGCGACCACCTGTTCCAGATAACTTCCCGTTTTCCTGGCGCTGTCTGCCGATATGACCTGACGAATCATTTCCGGCTTCGTCACGGTCGTTTTCCCGGAATTGGGGTCTTTGATTTCCTTCACCAAATGCGGTTTCATCAGCTTACCGCCGTTCGCGACGGCGGATACCGCCGCAAGCTGCTGAATCGGGGTAACCTGCACTTTCCCGTGACCATAAGCGAGAGTAGCGAATTCGACCGGCCACTCCGGTGTAATTCTTCCTTTAACCTCACCAGGGAGGTCGATGCCCGTCTTGTCATTAAAACCGAAATTATCGATATATTGTTTAAGCTTGTCTTGTCCCAGCATTTCATAACCCAGCTTAACAAAGCCTACGTTACTGGAATGCTTCACGCCGTCCAGATAGGTAATTTCCCCCCAGCCTCCGTGCAAATCATTAAGACGCCGTTTGCCGATCATGATGTAGCCCGACTGAAACGTCGCGTTCGGATTGAACAGCTTCTCCTGCACCGTCCCGGCCAACGTGACGATCTTGAACGTCGAACCCGGCTCATAGATGGACTTGATCGCATGGTTATAGAAATCTCCCTGATCCTGAGTCTTCCAGTACTCGTTTGGATTGAAGGTCGGCAGATTGGCCATGCCGAGAATCTCCATCGTGTTCGGATCGGCGGCGATTACCGTCATGCTCTTCGGCTGGTACTCGTCATAGGCTTCCTTCATCGCGTCTTCAATGTAATATTGAATCGTACTGTCGATCGTCAGCTTCAGATTGTCGCCATTGACGACCGGCTGGTACGTTTCTGCGGCATCGGGAAGCTTGACGCCTTTGCCGTCGCTCTGGTAATCGAGATAGCCGTCGACGCCTTTCAGCAGCTTGTCATAGAAGTATTCCAGCCCGGCTACGGCCTTGCCGTCACGGTCCGTGTACCCGAGAACATGGGCGGCCAGCGAGTCCTTGGGATAGTACCGCTTCTGGTCCTTGACCCAGCCGACGCCGGTTTCGCGGATGTCATGCTCCTTCTCCAGCTTCTTCACGAACGCGGTAATCTTGTCAGCCACTTCCTGATCGACCTTCCAGCCTTCGTTGCGCACCTCGCGATTCTTGTACAAATTGCCGTCCTTGTCCTTGGCGTCGATCAGCTCTTCAAGCTCTGACACCGGCTTGCTCAGAATCTCATGCAGACCCTGAACCACCTCATCCCGTATGCCCCGCTCCTGAATGACATCCGGCTCCACCACTACCGTATAAGCCGGAACGTCACTGGCCAGAACACTGCCGGTACGATCCGTTATCTGTCCCCGCTGGGCTTTGATGATCGTCGTATGCGCCCAAGTGTCCGCGGCTCTTTTTTGCCAGAAGTCCCCCTGAAGCACCTGAATCCAGAATACCCGTCCGACCAGAACAAGAAAAAAGAGGGTAATACATCCCCCTATGAACAGTGAACGAAGCTTTATTCTTTTTATCATACGCGAACCTCACAACCTCTATTTTACAATCTTGACGGCCGCTTCCGGCTGACTAAAGGCCGGCTGGTCCTAGTTATTCCGGGTAACGGTAATGCTGTCTTCCGGCACACTGTACCCTTGTTCCCGGGCTTTCATCGCCACCTGCTGCTCAAGATCCTGCTTTTGTTTCTGATAGACGGCAATGTCCTTCTTGGCTTTGGAAATCTCCGTATCCAAGTCCTGCGCCTGCTTGTTCAAATCGTAAATGTGGACGTAGCGCCATACCAGGACGCTGGACACAAGGACGAATAAGGCAAGAGTCAGCAAATACAGAAGCTTCTCCTGCATAGGGAGCGTCGTTCGCCTTGTGACAACCTTAGTCTTTTCGCGGTAGCGAGGATTAACTTTCTGTTCCCTTTGTTGCTGCACTGCCAAATTGCCGCGGGTATAGGCCATCTCTGACTCTCCTTTTATCGTCTTTTACAATTTCTCCGCAATACGCAGCTTGGCAGAACGGGCTCTCGGATTACGTTCAAGCTCCTCTTCGCCGGGGGTAAGCGGTTTGCGATTGATCAATTTCACCTGTCCCTTGCCGCCGCATACACACATCGGAAAATCCGGCGGACATGTACAGCGGCCGACATAGCCGTTCAGGATCTGCTTGCAAATCCGGTCCTCAAGTGAATGGAACGTAATCACGGATACCCTGCCTTCGGGGGCCAAGCAACGTACAGCCGCATGAAGGGCCTCTTCAAAAGCGCCCAACTCATCGTTCACGGCAATGCGCAGCCCCTGAAAGCTCCGTTTGGCGGGATGTCCGCCCGTCCTCCGCGTCGCCGCGGGAATCGCCTCTTTGATTATATCGGCCAATTCCCCCGTAGTTTCAATAGGGCGCGCCGCTCTCCTCTCGACAATTTTTCCCGCGATCCTTCTGGAGAACTTCTCCTCTCCGTACTGGAACAGCACGCGGGCGATTTCCTGCTCGGACCAGGTGTTGACGATGTCTGCGGCGGTCAATTCGGCGCTCCGGTCCATGCGCATATCGAGCGGGGCGTCGTGGTTGTAGCTGAATCCACGCTCTCCTTCATCAAACTGCGGGGAGGAGACACCCAGATCGAACAGAATCCCGTCCACCTGGGGGACGCCGTCCTTCTGCGGAACCGCTGGCAATGAACGCAGCACTTCCTCCAAATCCCGAAAATTCGTCTTGACCAAAATGACCTTGTCTCCGAAGACGGCCAGCTTCTCCCTGGCGTTATCCAAAGCTGAGTCGTCCTGATCAAATGCGATCAACCGTCCATGGTCGCCCAATCTTGAAGCGATCAAGGCGCTATGCCCGGCTCCTCCGAGCGTGCAATCCACATAGATGCCGTCTTCCCTGACGTTTAAGCCTTCCGTTGCTTCTTCCTTCAGAACCGTGATGTGATGAAACAAGCTGCAGCCCTCCAAACAGTATTCGGTAAATAATTATAAATCAAAGTTGAAATCCACCAGCTTCTCGGCGATTTCGTTAAACGACTCCTCCGACTGCCCGAAGTACTGTTCCCAAAGCTCCTTGTTCCAGATTTCCACCCGGTTCGAAACGCCCAGAATGACACATTCCTTGTCCAGCTTCGCATACTCTCGCAGATTGGACGGCAGGGTAACCCTACCCTGCTTGTCCCACTGGCATTCCGTCGCTCCCGAGAAAAAGAAGCGGCTGAACGCGCGGGCGTCGGACTTCATCAGCGGCAGACTTTTCAGCTTTTGTTCCATGATTCCCCATTCATCCATGGGATAAACGAAAAGACAGGAGTCAAGACCGCGGGTCGCCACAAAAGAGGAACCGAGCAGTTCACGAAATTTAGCCGGTATAATGATACGGCCTTTATCGTCAATGCTATGCTGGTATTCCCCCATAAACATAGCTGCCCACTCCTTAATCTCCTCGGGTCCCCACTTCCCCCCACTTTTCACCACTTAAGCATAATAGATTCGTCATCAAAAATCAAAAACCTTTTTCCGTTTCTAGGTATCTTTTTCCAGTAAAACAATGACCCTTAACGTGTCTTTATTTGGCGGAAAATACGCCGCTCCGCGCCATGCGACATCAAACGGGGCGCACCTTATCGAACCTGTGTGAAGAAATGTTGGCGAATAACCGCAGGTCGCCGTCCAGCGGGGGATCACAGGGGAAGTTTTATCGAAGCGGACGAATGAATCGATCTTTATGTCGAAGGGACCGGTCAGGGGGGCAAACGGGTAAAATCCGGAAAAATAATTGGTTTGGGTTTCCAGTCTCCCGCCCGGTCGGCAAAAAAGCACCTTGCGCCAATGCGGGATTGGCCAAGGTGCCGCTGCTTGATCAAGCTATTGGGCTTTCTTGAAATTAAGCGTTCAGATTCCAGCTGTCGAGATAAGCGATCTGCTCCGGAGTCAGGGAGTCAATGCCAAGCCCCATGCTTTCCAGCTTGTAGCGGGCCACCTGCTCGTCCAATTCGTAAGGAACATTCTCGACTTTGGCGCCGATATTGCGGTAGTTGTCATTCACATATTTCAGCGAGAGCGCCTGAAGCGCGAAGGTCATATCCATAATTTCCGCCGGATGACCATCCGCCGCGCCCAGATTGACGAGCCGCCCTTCGGCCAGCAAATACAGCTTGCGACCGTCTTTCAGCTGATATTCCTCGATATTCTTACGGACCGTCCGCTGAACGGCCGCTCTCTCCGCCAGATCCGGCTTGCAGACTTCCACATCGAAATGGCCGGCGTTGCACATAATGGCCCCATCCTTCATCACATCGAAATGCTCGCCGCGGATGACGTACCGGTTGCCCGTTACGGTAACGAAGAAATCGCCCAGCTTGGCCGCTTCCAGCATCGGCATTACATGGAAGCCGTCCATGTGCGCCTCAACGGCCTTGATCGCATCGACTTCCGTAACGATGACGTTCGCGCCCAGCCCTTTGGCCCGCATCGCCACTCCCTTGCCGCACCAGCCGTAGCCGACGACGACAACCGTTTTGCCCGCCACCATCAGATTGGTCGTGCGGATGATGCCATCCCATGCCGACTGTCCGGTACCATAGCGGTTATCGAACAGATGCTTGCAGTAGGCGTCGTTGACGGCAACCATCGGGAACTTCAGCACGCCCTGCTTATGCAGCGCCTTCAGCCGGATAATACCTGTCGTCGTCTCCTCCGCTCCGCCGCGGATATTCTCCATCAGGTCGGGGCGCTCCGAATGCAGCAGCGTTGCAAAATCGCCGCCGTCGTCGATAATGAGATCCGGCTTGCTTTCCAGCGCCTTGATGTTGAGCTCCTTGAATTCCTCGGGAGTCGGATTGTATTTCGCAAATACGGTAATGCCGTCTTCCACGAGCGCAGCGCAGACATCGTCCTGCGTGGAAAGGGGATTCGA encodes:
- a CDS encoding penicillin-binding transpeptidase domain-containing protein: MIKRIKLRSLFIGGCITLFFLVLVGRVFWIQVLQGDFWQKRAADTWAHTTIIKAQRGQITDRTGSVLASDVPAYTVVVEPDVIQERGIRDEVVQGLHEILSKPVSELEELIDAKDKDGNLYKNREVRNEGWKVDQEVADKITAFVKKLEKEHDIRETGVGWVKDQKRYYPKDSLAAHVLGYTDRDGKAVAGLEYFYDKLLKGVDGYLDYQSDGKGVKLPDAAETYQPVVNGDNLKLTIDSTIQYYIEDAMKEAYDEYQPKSMTVIAADPNTMEILGMANLPTFNPNEYWKTQDQGDFYNHAIKSIYEPGSTFKIVTLAGTVQEKLFNPNATFQSGYIMIGKRRLNDLHGGWGEITYLDGVKHSSNVGFVKLGYEMLGQDKLKQYIDNFGFNDKTGIDLPGEVKGRITPEWPVEFATLAYGHGKVQVTPIQQLAAVSAVANGGKLMKPHLVKEIKDPNSGKTTVTKPEMIRQVISADSARKTGSYLEQVVADQKIGTGRHAYIEGYRVAGKTGTAIKVGANGEYDHTKNLVSFIGYAPVNDPKIAVIVIVDEPKTELGGGGVAAPIFKKIVSQSLEYMGVPKVYAEADKKGKKSGDNAESARTAPNMVGQTMKSAKELLINQGYDFETVGSGPSVVSQYPAAGTALTPGQKVYLLSEQGDKPKIPDLRGESLRDALEVLTLLKVGIQVEGEGYVTQQKESVNNGKTKVTVTLKPDEPVVQGSDTADSKSSDSGTETASDSAADPNAGEKAPSSN
- the rsmH gene encoding 16S rRNA (cytosine(1402)-N(4))-methyltransferase RsmH yields the protein MFHHITVLKEEATEGLNVREDGIYVDCTLGGAGHSALIASRLGDHGRLIAFDQDDSALDNAREKLAVFGDKVILVKTNFRDLEEVLRSLPAVPQKDGVPQVDGILFDLGVSSPQFDEGERGFSYNHDAPLDMRMDRSAELTAADIVNTWSEQEIARVLFQYGEEKFSRRIAGKIVERRAARPIETTGELADIIKEAIPAATRRTGGHPAKRSFQGLRIAVNDELGAFEEALHAAVRCLAPEGRVSVITFHSLEDRICKQILNGYVGRCTCPPDFPMCVCGGKGQVKLINRKPLTPGEEELERNPRARSAKLRIAEKL
- the mraZ gene encoding division/cell wall cluster transcriptional repressor MraZ, with product MFMGEYQHSIDDKGRIIIPAKFRELLGSSFVATRGLDSCLFVYPMDEWGIMEQKLKSLPLMKSDARAFSRFFFSGATECQWDKQGRVTLPSNLREYAKLDKECVILGVSNRVEIWNKELWEQYFGQSEESFNEIAEKLVDFNFDL
- a CDS encoding adenosylhomocysteinase — its product is MSSLSRQKSIVADMSLAQDGHLKIDWVRQHMPVLNRIREQFEKEQPFKGLKVSITLHLEAKTAYLAKVVQAGGAEVTITGSNPLSTQDDVCAALVEDGITVFAKYNPTPEEFKELNIKALESKPDLIIDDGGDFATLLHSERPDLMENIRGGAEETTTGIIRLKALHKQGVLKFPMVAVNDAYCKHLFDNRYGTGQSAWDGIIRTTNLMVAGKTVVVVGYGWCGKGVAMRAKGLGANVIVTEVDAIKAVEAHMDGFHVMPMLEAAKLGDFFVTVTGNRYVIRGEHFDVMKDGAIMCNAGHFDVEVCKPDLAERAAVQRTVRKNIEEYQLKDGRKLYLLAEGRLVNLGAADGHPAEIMDMTFALQALSLKYVNDNYRNIGAKVENVPYELDEQVARYKLESMGLGIDSLTPEQIAYLDSWNLNA